The Hymenobacter baengnokdamensis genome includes a region encoding these proteins:
- a CDS encoding response regulator, translating into MLTHLIDDDLISLYLAEQVLELEGFASQICTFPSATEALAYLLPRLPAPELQVIFLDLNMPVMDGWDFLEALLPHEEALLKSTRIYILTSSLAQADTARAASHRLVAGIIRKPIAEQELRAIASQLRSLGWAIPAADQPRLSR; encoded by the coding sequence ATGCTTACGCATTTAATCGACGACGACCTTATCAGCCTGTACCTGGCCGAACAGGTGCTGGAGCTGGAAGGCTTTGCCTCTCAAATCTGCACCTTCCCCTCGGCTACCGAGGCACTGGCGTACCTGCTGCCGCGCCTGCCTGCCCCCGAGCTGCAGGTTATTTTCCTTGACCTCAACATGCCGGTGATGGACGGCTGGGATTTTTTGGAGGCCTTGCTGCCCCACGAAGAAGCCCTGTTGAAATCTACCCGCATTTACATCCTCACCTCGTCGCTGGCTCAGGCCGATACGGCCCGCGCCGCCAGTCATCGCCTCGTAGCCGGCATCATCCGCAAGCCTATTGCCGAGCAAGAGCTACGCGCTATTGCCTCGCAGCTGCGCAGCCTGGGCTGGGCCATCCCGGCAGCCGACCAGCCCCGCCTAAGCCGGTAG
- a CDS encoding PAS domain S-box protein, with protein MSYSSDVICVIDPKGRFQRVSTASLSILGYDSDEMVGKSFGDIMHPADRQAALAQCLRAYQSAPMYFDSRCLKKDGQEIGISWSVFKVPADGVLLCVGRDTTSERQPPPSYGYEALNEVFIGYGFDMVGLLSAEGVYTYVGGATLKTIGYRPEDLIGRSCFSLIHPDDLPQVLALWNQLDTQDSILVSDFRFQAANGEWKWIQTTVSNQLHNPAIRAYAVSSRDVSEQKRASFELAESEQRMRLLFENNPALAVFQSTEGLILDANPVFLTFFKKQKTEVVNHQLAEFLPHGLGLLFEQSFRKAVSGHRAKFLAVVNNEAGEERHLRVKHVPLVVQGEIVGVHVMAKDITNILTAQRLIKQQAQQLTTILESITDAFFSLDKNWNFTYLNREAERTLALTREAVVGKNLWDTFPNAMPIYRTSYQQALNTGQTVEFRLFEKKPGRWFQFKVFPSPDGLAVYFSDVSEQVSAEKKLQQLALVASGTDNSVIITNAQGITEWVNAAFTKHTGYVLADMVGKTPGQVLQGAETDPATVERIRERLLQQKACHVTILNYKKSGQKLWFAMDITPIYDDSGQLMQYISIQQNITYRKEIEASQAKMTQDLYRQNRDLQQFTYVLSHNLRAPLANALGLADVLTKVDKNSAAFTNSLALLGQSMKQVDTVLHDLNLILSLRDNQDIQPPETVALADVCQEATEHLAGALEQCGGRVALQPEENLSIHGNRAFIYSIFYNLLSNSIKYRSAERSLLVEIKWQHTAQGGISISFTDNGSGFDMYKAGSDVFQLYKRFHTNQRGRGIGLFLVKTHVEAMGGKIEVTSAVNAGTRFLIHLDPR; from the coding sequence ATGAGCTATTCCTCCGACGTTATCTGCGTTATCGACCCTAAGGGACGGTTTCAGCGCGTGAGCACCGCCAGCCTGAGTATACTGGGCTACGACAGCGACGAGATGGTCGGCAAGTCGTTTGGCGACATCATGCACCCCGCCGACCGCCAGGCGGCCCTGGCTCAGTGCCTGCGCGCCTACCAATCGGCCCCGATGTATTTCGATAGCCGCTGTCTGAAAAAAGACGGCCAGGAAATAGGTATCTCGTGGTCAGTCTTCAAGGTTCCTGCCGATGGTGTGCTGCTGTGCGTGGGCCGCGACACAACCTCTGAGCGCCAGCCGCCGCCCTCCTACGGGTACGAAGCCCTCAACGAAGTATTTATCGGGTATGGGTTCGACATGGTAGGGCTGCTTAGCGCAGAAGGCGTGTACACGTACGTGGGTGGCGCCACGCTCAAAACAATTGGCTACCGGCCCGAAGACCTTATTGGCAGAAGCTGTTTTTCGCTGATTCACCCCGACGACCTGCCCCAGGTGCTGGCCCTCTGGAACCAGCTCGACACCCAGGACAGTATTCTGGTATCCGATTTTCGCTTTCAGGCTGCCAATGGCGAATGGAAATGGATTCAGACGACGGTAAGCAACCAGCTGCACAACCCGGCCATCCGGGCGTATGCGGTAAGCTCGCGCGATGTTTCGGAGCAGAAGCGGGCCAGCTTTGAGCTGGCCGAAAGTGAGCAGCGCATGCGGCTGCTCTTCGAAAACAACCCGGCCCTGGCCGTTTTTCAATCCACTGAGGGCCTTATTCTGGATGCCAACCCGGTCTTTCTCACCTTCTTTAAGAAGCAGAAAACAGAAGTGGTCAACCATCAGCTTGCTGAGTTTTTGCCCCATGGCCTGGGCCTGCTTTTCGAGCAAAGCTTCCGCAAGGCCGTGAGTGGCCACCGGGCAAAGTTTTTGGCCGTCGTCAACAATGAGGCCGGTGAGGAGCGGCATCTGCGCGTGAAGCACGTGCCCCTGGTTGTGCAAGGCGAGATAGTGGGCGTCCACGTAATGGCCAAAGACATCACAAACATCCTCACTGCGCAGCGCCTTATCAAGCAGCAGGCCCAGCAGCTCACCACTATTCTGGAGAGTATTACCGATGCCTTTTTCTCGCTCGATAAGAACTGGAACTTTACTTACCTCAACCGCGAAGCCGAGCGGACTCTTGCCTTGACGCGCGAAGCAGTTGTGGGCAAAAACCTGTGGGATACCTTCCCCAACGCTATGCCTATCTACCGCACGAGCTATCAGCAGGCTCTGAATACCGGCCAAACGGTGGAGTTTCGGCTTTTTGAAAAAAAGCCGGGCCGCTGGTTTCAGTTCAAGGTCTTTCCCTCGCCCGATGGCCTGGCCGTGTACTTTTCCGATGTCTCCGAGCAGGTAAGCGCCGAAAAGAAGCTCCAGCAGCTGGCCCTTGTAGCCAGCGGCACCGACAACTCCGTTATCATTACCAACGCGCAGGGAATTACGGAGTGGGTAAACGCAGCCTTCACCAAGCACACGGGCTATGTGCTGGCCGATATGGTGGGCAAAACCCCCGGCCAGGTCTTGCAAGGCGCCGAAACCGACCCTGCCACCGTCGAGCGCATCCGCGAGCGCCTGCTTCAGCAGAAAGCCTGCCACGTAACTATCCTGAACTATAAAAAGTCGGGGCAGAAACTCTGGTTTGCTATGGATATTACGCCCATCTACGACGATAGCGGGCAGCTCATGCAGTATATATCCATTCAGCAGAATATTACCTACCGCAAGGAAATTGAGGCGAGCCAGGCCAAAATGACCCAGGACCTGTACCGGCAAAATCGCGACCTTCAGCAGTTTACCTACGTACTTTCGCATAATCTGCGCGCTCCGCTGGCCAATGCCCTGGGCCTGGCCGACGTGCTCACCAAGGTTGATAAAAACAGCGCGGCCTTTACCAACTCGCTGGCCCTGCTGGGCCAGAGCATGAAGCAGGTCGATACCGTACTACACGACCTGAACCTGATACTATCGCTGCGCGACAACCAGGACATCCAGCCGCCCGAAACAGTAGCGCTGGCCGACGTGTGCCAGGAAGCCACTGAGCACCTGGCCGGGGCCCTGGAGCAGTGTGGCGGCCGGGTAGCGCTTCAGCCGGAAGAGAACCTGAGCATTCACGGCAACCGGGCTTTTATCTATAGTATATTCTATAATTTACTATCCAACTCCATCAAGTACCGCTCGGCGGAGCGCTCACTGCTGGTGGAGATAAAGTGGCAGCATACGGCGCAGGGCGGCATCAGCATTTCTTTTACCGATAATGGCTCGGGCTTTGATATGTACAAAGCGGGGTCTGATGTCTTTCAGCTCTACAAGCGTTTTCATACCAACCAGCGCGGACGGGGCATTGGCCTGTTTCTGGTCAAAACCCACGTCGAAGCCATGGGTGGCAAAATTGAGGTAACTAGTGCCGTTAATGCCGGCACCCGCTTCCTGATTCATCTCGACCCCCGTTAA